One genomic segment of Gossypium arboreum isolate Shixiya-1 chromosome 3, ASM2569848v2, whole genome shotgun sequence includes these proteins:
- the LOC108465562 gene encoding protein JINGUBANG-like, producing MRDGRAGSNTVFEEADSLRRSQYGDMKYPDPSMPVNAPMTAADDLCLVYSNTAANCPAFCEGNRLSCEVSPLTMSPWNQTNTMEKSSWVPFDDDNTVPVNSLIGSLTREEGHIYSLAATKDLLYTGSDSKNIRVWKNLKEFTGFKSNSGLVKAIVISGEKIFTGHQDGKIRVWKSSLKNPTLHKRAGTLPTLKDILKSSIKPSNYVEVRRKRALWIKHSDAVSCLSMNEEQGLLYSASWDRSFKVWRISDSKCLESVQAHDDAVNSVVSSFGELIFTGSADGTVKVWKRELLRKGTKHTLDQTLIKQECAVTALAIITSSGPALYCGSSDGLITYRELAKDFSQGGALKGHKMAVLCLEAAGNFLFSGSADKTICIWRRDGSVHTNISVLTGHTGPVKCLAVEKDLESKKEQRWIVYSGSLDKSVKVWSVSEFPQVGAMQSKHQHQVSYDTESFPCDGSSTSITSPHGTY from the coding sequence ATGAGAGACGGAAGAGCGGGCTCAAACACGGTGTTCGAAGAGGCTGATAGCCTTAGAAGATCCCAGTATGGAGACATGAAGTATCCGGATCCTAGCATGCCAGTGAATGCTCCTATGACTGCAGCAGATGATTTATGCCTTGTTTACAGCAATACGGCAGCTAATTGCCCTGCCTTCTGTGAAGGCAACAGGTTGAGTTGTGAAGTTTCACCCCTAACCATGTCACCATGGAACCAAACCAATACTATGGAAAAATCTTCATGGGTCCCTTTCGACGACGATAACACGGTTCCGGTGAATAGCCTCATCGGGTCTCTCACACGTGAAGAGGGACATATTTATTCCTTAGCAGCCACAAAGGATCTCCTTTACACTGGCTCCGATAGCAAGAACATTCGTGTGTGGAAGAATCTTAAAGAATTTACAGGCTTTAAATCAAATAGTGGTTTGGTTAAGGCCATTGTGATATCAGGTGAAAAGATTTTCACTGGCCATCAAGATGGGAAGATTCGTGTTTGGAAAAGCTCCCTTAAGAACCCTACCCTTCATAAAAGAGCCGGTACTTTGCCAACCCTAAAAGATATCCTTAAAAGTTCTATTAAACCAAGCAATTACGTGGAAGTGAGACGTAAACGTGCTTTATGGATCAAACATTCGGATGCGGTATCGTGTTTGAGCATGAACGAGGAACAAGGTCTTCTTTATTCAGCTTCTTGGGACCGGAGCTTTAAAGTTTGGAGAATTTCAGATTCTAAATGTCTTGAATCAGTTCAGGCGCACGACGATGCCGTTAACTCCGTGGTTTCAAGCTTCGGTGAACTGATTTTCACAGGTTCAGCAGATGGAACAGTTAAAGTGTGGAAAAGAGAACTGCTTCGGAAAGGAACAAAGCATACGTTGGATCAAACGCTTATAAAACAAGAATGTGCAGTAACAGCGTTAGCAATCATCACCTCTTCAGGTCCAGCGTTGTACTGTGGCTCCAGTGACGGTTTGATCACATACCGAGAACTCGCAAAGGACTTCTCCCAGGGTGGTGCTCTTAAAGGCCACAAGATGGCGGTTCTTTGCCTCGAGGCAGCTGGGAACTTTTTGTTTAGTGGTTCAGCTGATAAGACTATATGTATTTGGCGTAGGGACGGCAGCGTCCACACGAACATTTCAGTGCTTACGGGGCATACGGGGCCTGTGAAGTGCTTGGCAGTGGAAAAGGATCTGGAATCAAAGAAAGAGCAGCGGTGGATTGTCTACAGTGGGAGCCTCGATAAGTCGGTGAAGGTATGGAGCGTGTCGGAGTTTCCTCAGGTGGGGGCGATGCAGTCGAAACATCAGCACCAGGTGAGTTATGATACGGAATCTTTCCCATGTGACGGGAGCTCCACCAGCATAACCAGCCCGCACGGGACATACTGA